A single window of Taeniopygia guttata chromosome 1, bTaeGut7.mat, whole genome shotgun sequence DNA harbors:
- the MPC2 gene encoding mitochondrial pyruvate carrier 2: MAAAVAGLRASYHRLLDRIELMLPPRFRPFYNHPAGPKTVFFWAPVMKWGLVCAGLADMARPAEKLSTGQSAVLTATGLIWSRYSLVIIPKNWSLFAVNFFVGCAGGSQLFRIWRYNQELKAQKQVQ, encoded by the exons ATGGCGGCCGCAGTCGCGGGACTCCGCGCTTCCTACCACCGCCTGCTGGACCGCATCGAGCTCATGCTGCCTCCGCGGTTCCGGCCCTTCTACAACCACCCCGCGG gtcCCAAAACAGTGTTTTTCTGGGCACCTGTCATGAAATGG GGCTTGGTGTGTGCTGGACTGGCTGACATGGCCAGACCAGCAGAAAAGCTCAGCACAGGACAGTCTGCAGTACTCACGGCCACAG GCCTTATTTGGTCAAGGTACTCTCTGGTGATCATCCCTAAAAACTGGAGTCTGTTTGCTGTGAACTTTTTTGTTGGCTGTGCTGGTGGTTCCCAGCTTTTCCGAATATGGAG GTATAATCAGGAGCTAAAAGCACAAAAGCAGGTGCAATAA